The following proteins are encoded in a genomic region of Trypanosoma brucei gambiense DAL972 chromosome 8, complete sequence:
- a CDS encoding vacuolar-type proton translocating pyrophosphatase 1 — protein sequence MIKMSPLLLKAAVVTACLCSLAVASRVEKQTTLKPIENATIYHRELGGRGKVDSPIAPGDAVSITSGIKVMSVTTATAIIFLASAFGFSFAMYWWYVASDIKITPGKGNIMRNAHLTDEVMRNVYVISKRVSDGANAFLFAEYRYMGIFMLGFGALLYFLLGVAMSSPQGEGKDGRPPVAVEAPWVNAAFSLYAFVIGAFTSVLAGWIGMRIAVYTNSRTAVMATVGSGGSDDDVLANGSQSRGYALAFQTAFRGGITMGFALTSIGLFALFCTVKLMQTYFGDSAERLPELFECVAAFGLGGSSVACFGRVGGGIYTKAADVGADLVGKVEKNIPEDDARNPGVIADCIGDNVGDIAGMGSDLFGSFGEATCAALVIAASSAELSADFTCMMYPLLITAGGIFVCIGTALLAATNSGVKWAEDIEPTLKHQLLVSTIGATVVLVFITAYSLPDAFTVGAVETTKWRAMVCVLCGLWSGLLIGYSTEYFTSNSYRPVQEIAESCETGAATNIIYGLSLGYISVLPPILAMAFTIYLSHHCAGLYGYALAALGILSTMSIALTIDAYGPISDNAGGIAEMAHMGHEIREITDALDAAGNTTAAIGKGFAIGSAAFVALALYGAYVSRVGISTVNLLDARVMAGLLLGAMLPYWFSALTMKSVGVAAMDMVNEIRRQFQDPAVAAGTKEPDYESCVNIATGAALQQMVAPACLVMLAPIVTGILFGRYTLAGLLPGALVSGVQVAISASNTGGAWDNAKKYIEKGGLRDKSKGKGSPQHAAAVIGDTVGDPLKDTSGPALNILVKLMAIISVVFAPVVQSKLGGLLVK from the coding sequence ATGATTAAAATGTCACCACTGCTTCTAAAAGCAGCCGTAGTGACGGCATGTTTATGCAGTCTTGCCGTCGCTTCAAGAGTTGAAAAACAGACAACACTCAAGCCAATTGAAAATGCCACAATTTACCATCGGGAGCTGGGGGGAAGAGGCAAGGTGGATTCACCGATTGCACCCGGTGACGCGGTATCCATCACAAGCGGTATTAAAGTGATGAGTGTCACGACAGCTACTGCTATCATTTTCTTAGCTAGTGCGTTTGGTTTCAGTTTTGCCATGTACTGGTGGTATGTTGCATCTGACATTAAAATTACCCCTGGCAAGGGTAATATCATGCGTAACGCTCATCTCACTGACGAGGTGATGCGGAACGTCTACGTGATTAGTAAGCGAGTATCTGACGGTGCCAAcgcatttctttttgcagAGTATCGGTACATGGGCATATTTATGCTTGGGTTCGGTGCTTTGCTCTATTTCCTACTTGGCGTGGCCATGTCCTCACCACAGGGCGAAGGCAAAGACGGCCGGCCTCCGGTGGCCGTGGAGGCCCCGTGGGTGAATGCTGCATTTTCGCTTTACGCATTTGTTATTGGAGCCTTCACGTCTGTGCTCGCCGGTTGGATTGGAATGCGCATTGCGGTGTATACCAACTCCCGCACCGCCGTCATGGCGACTGTAGGAAGCGGTGGGAGCGACGATGACGTGTTGGCAAATGGCAGTCAATCTCGGGGTTACGCTTTGGCGTTCCAAACAGCGTTCCGAGGTGGCATCACAATGGGTTTCGCACTCACATCCATTGGTCTGTTTGCTCTCTTCTGCACGGTGAAACTGATGCAGACGTACTTTGGTGACTCGGCCGAAAGGTTGCCGGAATTGTTCGAGTGTGTCGCTGCTTTTGGATTGGGCGGGTCATCCGTGGCGTGCTTCGGCCGTGTCGGAGGTGGTATTTACACCAAAGCCGCTGATGTTGGTGCCGACCTTGTAgggaaagtggaaaagaaTATTCCCGAGGATGACGCACGTAACCCCGGTGTGATCGCCGACTGCATCGGTGACAACGTTGGTGATATTGCCGGCATGGGTTCTGATCTCTTTGGAAGCTTTGGTGAGGCGACATGCGCGGCGCTGGTTATTGCTGCAAGCTCCGCTGAGCTTAGCGCAGACTTCACCTGCATGATGTACCCGCTTTTGATCACTGCCGGTGGTATCTTCGTTTGTATTGGTACCGCACTTCTTGCGGCAACTAACAGTGGTGTGAAATGGGCTGAGGACATCGAGCCCACACTCAAGCATCAGCTGCTGGTGTCAACCATTGGCGCAACGGTTGTGCTTGTGTTCATAACGGCTTACTCACTTCCAGATGCCTTTACCGTTGGAGCAGTAGAAACTACCAAGTGGAGGGCAATGGTGTGCGTTCTATGCGGTTTGTGGTCTGGTCTTCTTATTGGTTACTCCACTGAGTACTTCACTTCCAACAGCTATCGTCCTGTGCAGGAGATCGCAGAGTCGTGTGAAACGGGTGCCGCTACGAACATCATCTACGGCCTTTCACTCGGTTACATTTCGGTGCTCCCTCCTATTCTGGCTATGGCTTTCACGATTTACCTTTCGCACCACTGTGCGGGTTTGTACGGATATGCGCTTGCTGCGCTGGGCATTTTGTCCACCATGTCTATTGCGCTGACAATTGATGCCTACGGCCCCATTTCTGACAATGCCGGTGGCATTGCTGAAATGGCTCACATGGGACATGAAATCCGTGAGATCACTGACGCGCTTGACGCTGCAGGTAATACCACCGCCGCAATAGGAAAGGGTTTTGCCATTGGTtccgctgcttttgtggcGTTGGCTCTGTATGGAGCGTACGTGTCACGTGTTGGCATCTCCACTGTTAATTTGTTGGATGCTCGAGTGATGGCTGGCCTGCTCCTTGGTGCCATGCTTCCTTACTGGTTTTCCGCCCTTACGATGAAGTCAGTGGGTGTAGCAGCGATGGATATGGTGAATGAGATCCGCCGCCAGTTCCAGGATCCAGCCGTGGCTGCTGGAACGAAGGAGCCCGATTATGAGAGTTGCGTGAACATTGCAACGGGTGCGGCACTGCAGCAGATGGTGGCCCCCGCTTGCCTGGTGATGCTCGCTCCAATTGTGACTGGCATTTTGTTTGGCCGTTACACACTTGCAGGGCTGCTTCCTGGTGCACTTGTCTCTGGTGTGCAAGTGGCCATCAGCGCCTCCAACACTGGTGGGGCGTGGGATAAcgcaaagaaatatattgaGAAGGGTGGCCTACGTGAcaagagtaaaggaaaaggttcGCCTCAGCACGCGGCTGCGGTGATTGGCGATACGGTTGGAGACCCACTGAAGGACACGTCGGGTCCAGCGCTGAATATTCTTGTGAAGTTAATGGCCATCATTTCAGTAGTGTTCGCCCCGGTTGTGCAGTCCAAGTTGGGAGGGCTTCTGGTGAAGTAA